tttttacaaaaaaaaatggcttattttaagttaatcgaGAAGATATGATCACGTCCCGTAAGTAGGACACAACGCCTTAGATCCTCGAGAATAAGAATGAACGCCATTTGATCATCACTtaaatctcattttttatttattttaaagtagaTATTCGACTATCTCGATTTTAGAAAGAAGCCATATTCCGTATATTAGGAACACGActtttctaattttgaaaataatgaacattgccacgatttaaaaattttaccttttttatgcATCGTGCCAAAAAACAAACGTAATACTTAAAACGATATGCATTTTACTTGTTCGGGCATAATACAAAAACAAGTAATTATATTGTATGAtatgataatgaaataatataaaatggcTATATAAGTAGAACAttagaataatatataataagtaaataaggaATATTATAGTAATACtaatgtaattaatataataatattaatgatcaaatcataataataataaaataaataaggtaatcttaaaataaaataaaatggaaaatgcatgatgaaaaatataaataaacatgacatgagagtgccaaaaataataaaggaataataaaataacaagaataaaaattaaaaataaaataataatgactataataataaatgaacgAAGAAATGCACAAATAAAAGGATATAAACaatatgatttcttttcaaaaaataaaataaataaacaaataataaaaaaataaaacaatttgtaaaagggttgaaattaaataaacaaaggataaaatttaaatttaaatgaaatattaggGTAAATCagagtaaaataaataataaaggagctaacttgaaataaaataaatatggactggattgaaatttaaatgaaattatagggcgtgaattctaaaaataaaaaaaaatagaatagggGATCCAAATGAAACACACTAAAATAAACAGGGACCAAATGGGAAATTATcccaaaattcctaaacatGTGTCCTTCCCCGGGGGACAACAATCAGGGGACCAAATTGCACAAAAAACAGAataaaatggctaaattaaaaagaaataataaatagtagTAAGACGAGATTGAGAAATAGTGAAAAAGCGGAAGGACCGAAAGAGTAAATAGACCTTCAGTtcaaaaacgcgcggatcctagAGGTGGATCGGGTCGGGCCATAGGTCTCACCAAAACGAAGTCGTTTTGGGCATCTGAGGTCACTCCCAAAATGGCGTCATTTTGGAAAcctatataagtaaaaaaaattcaaaaattttttttatttcacaccagtttaaaaaaaaatcttcattctcttttttctctccaGCCTTTTTCTGCTGGCCTTGGTTCTGGTGAGTCACCGCCGAGATGGCTACCGATCGCTGGCGACGGCTCCGCCGTCTACGGTGgccaaaaaacaaaacaaaacctcCATTTTGGTTGTTTTGGCTCCCTAAACCCGAATCTAGGGTCGGTTTTTTAGAAGCTGGCAAAAAAAATGCCAAAAAGGCAAAGAATCCTTCGGCTCCCGACGGCAGAAAACGGACACCAagtaaggttttttttctttttattttattttttgtatatatataataattgattcaaagaaaaaaaaaggaaaaagaatcacctttgaattttatttcgattgtttttttttttgatttttcaaaaaaaagaaaaaaaagggttacAATATGTTTTTTAGGCTTTTTATAGCCGTTTtacaatgttatttttctattttttctactGTTCTTGCTGCCATTGCGTGTTTGATATTCTTGCATGTTACTTCTTCTTTGCAGGTGGTGGTTAAGTCAAAGGTGGCAGAGGCATTGACGATGGCAAATCTCAAGGCGTAAGTGTGCTGACGTGGCACGAGGAGCGGCGCAAGGGGCACTagggtttctattttttttaaacagtTTAGGTTGTGGGCCACTGGGCCataagggttttttattttttgggtcaTTTGGGTTTGTAAGTTTGGGccagatttattttttatttttatatttggtttggttttttgattgggcccgggcaaaattgggcttcTACAAtcgttacagtatctaatctcaccgctaccaCTATTTTATACTAACCACAAGTAAATGTACTACCCATCCAGGCTCACccttaatcataattttaaaaattaatccttaaaatttacaaatgttataatttaattataattcaaaaaaatttaaagaaatatataaagatttaaaaaatgttgacaaaaaataataatatataaaaattaaaaatatataaaaatacataaatattttaaaaacataataatgaatttaaattttaggcttttttacctatatattataaaaaaatacttaaatggtatgttaaataaattatgtaccGAAATGGTACATCCAACCAAGTGGAGGGTGGTGCATAGGCGGCACCACCCTAAAAACTGACAcatttgactgatttttttttaatagtgGAACCTGCTTGATAGGCGGCACCACTTTGTACCGAAATAGTATAGAATCAATAGTTTTATACTATAGGGGTATCTGATAGGCGACACCAATACCACTTTTCCTCCCCTCCTCCCATCCGACTCAATCTTAGTATCtgttaaaaaaaaagcagaACATAAGGAAGAAgagagggaaaagaaagaaagaaaagacaagaaagaaagaaaatgtatttttatttttattgttattttcaaatataatagattatgataagaaaaaattattttgttagtattatatagtttgtttagtgttatttttatgttttgttttaaagttattttgtttattttgatttgttagattataaatgtaaatttatattaattttaagttattttgttagtaagttttgtgtttagattaattatttgtttaaggtttattgtgatttgttaggttttgaatgttatgttttaaaattttttaatatatttgaaagtttttatgtTAGTAACTATTATAAAGTAATTGTTAGTTGGTGATAAcaacagaaaaaataaataaatactgaaaatcgaaataaaaatattttctgttataGATATTGTTAGAAATggcaataaatttgatattgccTGATGAGATAATAACTTCAGCACAAAGGGAGAAAGTTGATAAGATGATGAGAGAATTGCAAGATTACAGAATGAAACCAAAAGAAGACATCATTCAACACCTCATTACCGTAAATCAAAAGATGCAAAAAGTGTTACAAAAGGGTCATGAACTGATTAGAAAGAATAAAGTGCAATACTTAACCCTTAGAGGGATATTAATAGAACGGGAGCATCAAATCATTTTAGACCAACTTTGGAAGACATTGGTACCACGAACCTATTAGAATCTAGTTATATACTTCGTGAAGTTTATAATCTCTTATGGAGCAAGGAAAAGAGCGAGACAAAGTGTAGGTTCATGAAAATTGACTGGGAAGCAAAATTAGTTGTTAAGAAATTACCAAGAGAATTTCTAAATTCAATACCCGTTATAAAGATTGAAAAGGAAGAAGATCCTGAGGAACTTCCAAATTGGATTGTAAAAGatgaatttgaagagaattcaGAATTTAATATAGAGAATTTCCTAGAGGAAGATACAAGATCAGAGATGGAAGAAAACGTAGAAATGAATTTAAGTGGTTAAATGTAAAGATAAATGTTGTTCGTGTACAAAATGAGAACTAAAAAAGTCTGAgcttatgaatgaaaaaaaaattcatattgatataattttggtcTCTTTTtgttcattaaattttttatataattatttttttgctcttcgaaattgttttgagaattttttttattttttaatagattgAGTATTGAAGACGGATAATCAATTTTtcgtatgcgtttatttcgatggaatAATCTTGACAACAACCATttgatgtatatttgaatgtcgccaacaaatagcaatgagatttaatagaaatgtctcgttcgATGATATGAAGGAAATGATTAGCGCAAGAATtgttagacgttgtgggagaaagATCTCGaaacttttctacaagtttccagtttcgacagATCTCATCAAATTcaccgaaatggaacttgtagacgatgaagacgtggagacaatgatTGTTCTTTATTGTGGGAATCAGAATGACCAAACTGCACAGATTCAGTTATTTACTAGGTTAGCTGGTGTGGAGCCAACTGAAGATCTCACTGCATTAGGTGAAGAACATGGAGCTCAAAAACAATgtatggtggctccaatatcgtACGTTGTTAGTGAATTGACTATACGCTGGATCGATATCGGTCTTAATGTTGCACCTAAatattgatgtggttggtgatgatggaTACGATAGTAGTGATCCTTATGATCACGAGATCGATAGCGATAgtgatcccgatgtggacgaGGTCCCCGATGATATTTACGGCGAAGACGTGAATGACGATGGAAATATTAACGCGTCTTCAATCGGGAACCAGATTCGGCATACTGTGATACAAAATAATCTTGAGGGACATATGTCACTCATAGACCCCGACGCAGCGCACGCCGCCGAGTTCTGGCTGGCTGTAGATTTCGATCCTGAAGAGTTGTTCGTGGGCCAGAGATTCGAAAGTAAGGAAGAGTGCGTATTTGCTATTCAAAggtatagcatgaatatatcaGTGGACTAAAAATCACAGTGTCTAAACCGACATTATATATTGGGGAGTGTTAGAAGTCGgcggaaggctgcaattggcaGGTATGAGCCGCATTTATTCAAAAGTCGCAAATGTGGGAGATGTGAAAACTTGTTGGGCCTCACACATGCACGTCAACACGTATGATAAaagatcatcgaaaacttgattccaaaactatttgtacgtgtatcatgccaatggtgaagggcATGtggaccattaaagtttcggtactaATTGCCAAAATGCAGACatgattccagtatcgagtatcataccAAAAGGCGTGGATAGCTAAACAAATGGCAATGGAGCAATTGTACGGAGATTTCGATACGTCGTACAATGAGCTACAGGGATGGATAGTCGCTATGCGGGAGTACGTACCCGGGATTGTCATTGAGTTACAGACACGACTTTATTATGGCTTGGATGACCAACTACAACCGAGAAAAaggattttccatcggatgttctggactTTTGATCCATGTGTGCGCGCATTTCCCCATTGCAAGCTATTTGTGCAAGTAGATAGGACTTGGCTATACgaaaaatatacacagatcTTACTTCTTGCGGTTGTTCAAGACAGGAACAAGAACGTGCTCTCGATAGAATTTTTCATCGTAGATAAGGAGAACATGGAATCGCGAGAATTCTTCCTTACGAACCTACGAAGGTATGTTGCTAGCAACGATAATATTTGTATAATCTCCAATAGAAGGAAAGGGTTAATTACCGCCATTAGGCGTTCTGGTGTGCcatggagatccgtttactgtATCCGACACATCGCGACTAACTTCCATCGAGATTATAATAATGCAGACTGACGGAGACAAGTTGTGAGAATTGGTAAAGgataaccttatcttttcaatataagttttaatgttttagggcAATACTATAACTTATCTATTCTTAATACATATACAGCGCATGAGCTAGAGCCACACATTTTCCGCCAAAGAATGActcgacttgagagtgacatagAGGGTCAAACGAACATATCTTTCTGACAGTGGTTGGGTACCATGGAGccgtggcaatgggctcaaagttttgacgaggctTTCGCTATGGTCATATAACCACAAACTTAGCGGAGGGTATCAACTCTGTGTTGTTGAAAACACGACATCTTCTGATTTCATCTTTCTTCTCGGCAACATTCTACaggttggctaccttgatgccaaTAATAGGCTAGCAATAAGTCAACCAAATGGAGGCTGGACACATGTTTGTCAAAGATGTCAGGGATACAATGGTTGCAAATCGTCGGATGACGAAGTCGATGAATGTAGAAGTATATTCACGATGTCTTGAAATGTTTCGAGTTACGGAGACCATCGATCGTCGACCCGGTATACCACCTAGGTCCTATGGAGTTGATCTCCGAAACAGACGATGCGATTGTAGAAGGGTCCAAACATTTCATTATCTATGTGCACATTTCGTGGCACTGTGTGCTAAAGTCTTGCTTAATGTTGAACAATTTATAGATAATGTGTACACCCTCGAGCGCATGTTGCCTGTTTGGGAGAATAAGTTTCCCGTCCTGCCTGACCTATCTACGTGGGAGGTGCCTCCGACAAATTTCGAGATTGTCCTAGACAAAGGGTTGCGTAGGAATCCGAAAGGTCGTCCGCAATCATCTAGAATCCAtaatgaaatggacattagggagaaatctgaCGGTAAGCGTTGTGGATTATGCAGATTAGTTGGTCGTAATTGAAGTAAATACCCGAAACGAAACTACCATATTGGACAATCGTCACGATCGGGTAGGAATTGAGCTTATGTAATCCAATATacctaatttatattacaaagtttgttccaagttttaatgttgtaatgtatttaatttatattacaaagcttgttccaagttttaatgttgtaatgttgtaatgttgtaatgttgcaattaatctaatttatgaCCATAAAGTTTGTTCCAAGTTTTAACGttgcaattaatctaattaaataaatacaaagattgtttttttcttgatttatatttttttagaataaaaaaagtacaaactttgtcatatttaaattgcaagaaacccttaaaattgatggtttaatGGTATGGTCCTAGGGGTATATTTCTGTAAGGGTGGACGTTCACGTTGTGGGTGATCGTGGCGATCAACATTCTCTTCAGTTGCAGGTGGGGGTGTGCGAAACacagaagaaaaattatatgcCCCAAACGCCATCGATGAACTTGAGCCGGGAGGAGTGCTATACTGCGATGGATACGACCCAAGAGGAGTGGAGTAATGTGGTGGATACGAGCCAGAAGGAGTGCTGTACTGCGGTGAAGTAATGTCAATTAATTGTTATAAcaagtaaaattttatcacCTGTTCACCAATGGAAATACGTATGCTTGGTGCCTAACCGATGCCAAGAATGGCTTCCGATAAAGAGCCCATGACTACAGCAATATGAGGCATCCGCCTATGTCTACGGCATCAGGCTTTGTCGTCCGACAAAGCTCATGTTACAACATCGTCAAAATCGAGGAACCCCAACTATACGAGCGAACATTCTGCAAATAAGTTAATTGGGGTAAATACATCAAATGAACCCTGTTGTTGTTCGCATCTGGCATCAGTACACCCCTTATAATATGCATAATGTACGCTCGAGCTGCGCACATCACCTCCTGCTCAACGgcattaattgataaatgttcAAAATTAGCTTTCAGCCATGAAAATCTCAAACCCGTAAATTTGGACTCAGCATCGTTGGACGAGACTCCTAGTAGGCTATAACAAAGGGTAATCGACTCAAGTATCGTACTTACGCTGGTTACGGCACTTCCTTCAATTGGGAGTCCAAGTTGCAATGCAACATCCTccagagtgatagtgcactcccCATATGGcaaatgaaaagtgtgggtctccggGCGTCAACGCTCGACCAATGTGGATATTAAATTGTACCACAAATCAAATGTCTGGATCAATACTGCTGACTCGAATCCGGCTAACTTCAAGTATGTCATCAGTCGTTCATCCAGGGGATATCCTAAACCATTCACCCAACCCCTCAATGCGCGGTACGGGCCCTGACACtattaaattacagaaaatagttattataacataatttatttctgTAAATGACGTTAAGAGAACCcgtaattaacaaataataatatattatcatattattaacTGTGCTTGATATGTGATCATCGTTTTTAATCAATGAACCCATTGCGATACctacaattttaaaacaaatttcgataattaatttctaagtttgatgcattttaaatatttatcaaaatacctaaattttatatattgcttttaattacaaaaatatcaaaCAGTTTTGTCCACATAATATTTTTGCTACActacattaacaaaataaatatatcttatAAATTCCAACTCAAACTCCAACTCAATGGTCTCATTCACAAATTCAATCTCAATGGTATAatcttttacctacataaaaaataaaaattatattaaaataataaaaataacataccaataaaagaaatataacaaaaacataacataaatgaTACATAATAAATctgaatattgttattattattttaaaatgataataagtaaaatgtattggtttaaaatataatatatataataacatgccaacttaattattgttaaaaaatataatgtttttttgcATAGAAGgattcaaaagaaatttcatttataatatttataaaaacataaaataaaatttaaaaacataaactcttaTTCCcaattataaaatcttaaaaattagaaCATGTAAACTATTATTCCTAATTTATCTCATAAATTCCATCTCGATGGTCTCatcttttacctacataaaaataaaaatttatattaaaataataaaaataacatgccaaataaattatataaaaaataaatctaatcaacctaaaacacacataacaaataaattacataaaaaataaaacattctttatacatatataacataaataggcttttttacttcaataaacattaaaaataacttatgaatgaatgaaaatataaaataaatacaaacatctTAATAGCtcttttaaccaaataataccttgcaaaattaaattaaaattaaatctgaaataaatcaacaaaaacaacaaaataaattaacatttattttaacaaaaaatactaaataaaaaaattacttatgatttttttaaactcCAAATcttttcaaaccctaaacacaatctctcctttcctttcctatttattttttttctttctctttctccttCCCTCTCTATtttgcttctcttttttttttttctttctttttccccttcccttcccttcccgctctcttcttcttcttcttcttcttctcttcttcaaattttttttctctttcggCCAAAATGAGACATTGGGGACCTTATAATGGTCCCCAAAACACAAGTCACGGGCATGGGCATTGTCCCATGCCACCGCTGCCACAAGTCAAAGCTGTGCTGCCTGTGGAATGGGCATGACTAGCAGTGCCGCTTGTGAATGGGCATGACCAGTGGTGTGCCGCCTTTCTCTGTGGCTTCACCAGTTGTGCTGTCCCATCTACGACAGTGGGTTGGCAGTAGGTTTAGGTGGGGCGGGTTTTGGTCGTATACGGGTCGTAATTGACCCATATTTCTTTAGGTGTTGCCTATTTAGATGCCATTTccagttattatttttattattattatttttcaatcaatgGTGTCAAGTTTTCAACACCACCCTCCACTTGGTTAGATGTACCATTTCggtacataatttatttaacataccatttaagtaaaaaaaaattataatatattaatattaatattaaaaaaaaccctcacACACCTCGTACTTCTCCCTCTCTGCCTCCCCCACCCATATCAGTAATACCTTGGGATTTTAAGATCTCGAGATCTCGGGTTCAGAGAAGGACTTATGGAAGTGAAGGGTTTTGGACATAACATATTGGGTTATCAACAGCTTGAAGCAACGAATTTCATTAAGAATTCAAAATGGGATCTTTTTTCTTCCGAGCGACAAGAACTGAAACAAAAGAACTTAAGTTCTTTCACTTCATTTAAAAAGACACGATGGTGGTTTGTATTTTCATAACAAAGAGGAAAAGAATCATCATGCCTTTAGGATGACGCTGGTAGTGGTGAACGGGATGGggaagtttttttatttatttatttaatattaatattaatataaaatttaaatttattattatatatttttgaaaatatttatgtattttgatatatttttaattttatatattattattattttgtcaacaataa
The sequence above is a segment of the Gossypium raimondii isolate GPD5lz chromosome 4, ASM2569854v1, whole genome shotgun sequence genome. Coding sequences within it:
- the LOC105779086 gene encoding uncharacterized protein LOC105779086 yields the protein MEAGHMFVKDVRDTMVANRRMTKSMNVEVYSRCLEMFRVTETIDRRPGIPPRSYGVDLRNRRCDCRRVQTFHYLCAHFVALCAKVLLNVEQFIDNVYTLERMLPVWENKFPVLPDLSTWEVPPTNFEIVLDKGLRRNPKGRPQSSRIHNEMDIREKSDGKRCGLCRLVGRN